A window of Salvia splendens isolate huo1 chromosome 8, SspV2, whole genome shotgun sequence genomic DNA:
ACCTCTACCAGCTCTCAAACACAAGGTAGAAAGAACAAGGTACAAAGAACAAAGTGAGAGCATTTTTCCACTGGACCACCAAACTTACATGAAATTGAGCATTGAAATATTCTTATAGTAACGAAGTTTGGGGGTACAGTGGTACCCCTTGTTTCAACGTGTGTCCGCCAGTGGTCAAAAGGTATATTGTCTTCTTGgacataaaaaaaaatgcaatatgttTTCAGAATATGTTTTCATGGTCATATGGTATGTGTTATgtcatattttattcaattttgtagttatttatCAAAAACCATCATTGTTACCTTTTTTCCCTGCACATGGCATTAGTATTGGAGGAACAtttttccacaattttaatttctaatattGCACTCAAGTCCTAAAGCTTAGTGCatttaaaataaagagaaaagagAAGGGAGATATTTACCTTCCCGAAATGCAGGAACTGAAGAAGGATTTGATGGGAAGAAAGATGAAGAATATGAATAATGCGGCGCATTATAAATGTGTATATTTGTATAGATttttaaacgtagaaccattcttaaacgtagaacaaatgccaaacggaagtcgttagatcttttaatccgatggtgttgatttgcacaacaattTCCCATTACAAcaaaaactattattaatgggtgaatgcagagaagtgaaaaaataaagcatgcatgactcttcttcgtttcattcattcttccatcaacatgtgagttttttcacatgttgagtccggaatgtcgtgaaaacatagtctaatatgtatgatttttaatcttgaccgtcattttttcctcatccaatgaataaaatatgtagagttctaggttctacacttaataatggttctatctttaacgcaaccctatttGTATATCTagatttgttattaatgcgtgaagcattaatttaatttcatttaatttaatttcatttcattcatttcatttcattttttattattttaatgggttatttttcattcatttaaactaatttatttaattctttatttGTTTAATGCTATTGGATTTGCCGATTGTTAAATTATTTAGTGTTTTTTCACTTAATTCTTCTCaatagatttaatttatttttaatattttatttgccTATAATTTTATTGAATAATATTTATTAACTATTGTTTATTAGTGAAATTATCTATAAAGCAAATTAAGATCTGTGCATGCCACAGGTGGTACACTAGTTTAAATAATACTGGAGTAATAGTTATTCAcattcattattttataattaaatatatctaaaaatGTAAATTATTAAAACGAATACATAGTATAACTTAATTTATCAGTAGTATCATATAACTGATTGATTATTGTTAAATTGATCATTATGTActctatatattaattaaaaatttacttATTAAATTTGGTAGAAtatattaacaaaaattaaattaaaacaataatagTTATTCGGAATCATCTATGAAAGAAAAAGATTTTCCAATGTCAGACCATATGAGTAACAAATCAAAGTTTAATTCGGAATGCAAATCcataggaaaaaaattaaatcaaactacaaaatccaaaacaaataaatatacttatatCTATTTTCTTGTCTAGTAATGTTACCATTATCACGAGATCCATTTATAAAATCATGTAATGATTTGCTttataaaatttggattttCGCTTAATTTCGATTTGcctaaatttgtaaaatttcataatttatagtagtagattttaaatgggaaaaaaaatcaaacagcATTTATAGTGATATctttataaatatagaaaaggAAATTTGATAAGGGAAcaatgaattaatataaattcCGATATACATAAAATCGGCTCGATTCATTAAAATTTTAGGTGAttattctatattttatttataatttattcatgGGTGTAAAATGACAACATAATGGGCTAATGATGATAGGGAATTATGGTGTAGATAATCAACACATTTGAGGGTGTGTTTGGGGGTGGGGACCATGTCGCAGTCTGTAGATATTATTGTCTACTTAAtatttaagttatttaaatttattaaagtCACAGTGGctataaagaataaaaaagtacgacattattaaatataaataattgagCTCTTTAATCCGTGCGTCACGTGACCGGTCACCAAAAATATCTTTCCTAACCATAGTTAGTGTGACTGTGTGCACAGTATATCCGTAAAAAATATTCCAAAATCATTTTCCTAAAATACTCATTTCCAAGTCGGCTACAGCTTTCAAGCTTACAGCCAAACAGCCCCTTACAGTTTCCGTAACCTACGCCAATAATAAACCCAGTGCGCACTGCGCACCCCGTTTAACCTAACCCCAACTACTCCAAAACCTAGCTGCATTCACCAGTATAAATACCCACACACTCCTTCGCCTTAATCATCAACTCCCATTCtcctttttcctctctcatctCTGAATATCAATGGCCGACGTTGAGTATAGGTGTTTCGTCGGTGGTTTGGCATGGGCCACCACTGACCAGTCTCTTGGCCAGGCCTTCTCTCAGTTCGGCGAAGTCATCGAATCGAAGGTCCGTTGTCGCAGAGATCGGATCCGACTCGATTCACTCTGATCTGTTAACGTTACTGTTACTCTCTCTGTTACTACTACTGTTACTGTTACTGTTACTGTTTCATCTGTTACTATTTTACACCGGAAACGGTACGTTCTATCTTCCTCTCTCTATATAGAGTTGAAGATCGGATAAAATCTCTTTTCAGCTTCATTTCCTCCTTTATTTGCTATCATTTACCAGATCTAGTGTTGAATTGAATAGATCTgatgtttttttgttgttgtgtttaaTTTTACAGATCGTCAACGATCGTGAGACCGGGAGATCGAGGGGTTTCGGATTCGTGACATTCAAGGATGAGCAGTCGATGAGGGACGCGATCGAGGGGTTGAACGGCCAGGAATTGGACGGCCGCAGCATCACCGTTAATGAGGCACAGTCTCGCGgcagcggtggtggcggcggaggCGGTTTCCGTGGCCCACGCCGTGATGGCGGAGgctatggtggtggtggtggtggcggctaCGGACGCCGTgagggcggcggtggcggctacGGAGGCGGTGGCGGTTATGGAGGAGGTGGCGGCGGTGGATATGGCCGTCGTGAGGGCGGTGGTGGTTATGGCGGCGGCAGCCGTGGCGGTTACGGAGGTGACCGTGGCTCTTCTGAGGGAGATTGGAGAAATTAATCGTGTGCTGGTTATTTAAATTGTTACTGGCGTTTGGGTCTTTTAAGTGTTTCGTTGTGGTTTGTTGTTGGTCGTGGTTGGATGTATTTTTGACCTCTTAGCTCTTGCTGATGATTTTTAATGTACGTTAGAATCCAATGTTTGCAGATTTCTCTGGAATGAACTAGATTGAGGTTTTGACTAATTCTTAATTCTTACTGAATTTattgtttcaattttatttttttaattaaaggtGATGCCAATCTTATTAAGCAAAATACTCACTCTCATTCTTAATTTCCATAAGAATCACAAATAGTGAGAACACGATTTGGtataaattgattttatttcaaaattttaatgtttaattttattcttaCGCACATTCATAGTATTTATATCTTCCTTCCGTCCATGATTGATTTCATTTTGGCTCATGTTTTGCAAAGATCTTTAATTattaagtattatttttttcaagagTGAAATGCAAATAGTTATGAACTATGCTTTAATTTTCACTTTTGCACGCCAATCTTTTTATCTGTAATAAAATACAGATTTGCACTAacgttttatttaaatattaatatatttataatttaaaagttGGAAAAATTTGCATAAGTAGCTGCTTAAATTGAGAATAACAATAATGAATTAATACTTGTCTATTAATTGATGTCAATCTTTTTATCTCTAATAAAATGTAGATTCATACTAAcagtttatttaaatattaataaaattttaaatttttaaagtGCAAGAATTCCTTATTTGCTTAAAAAATTCTAGACGGAGGTATTAATTCAGTATTGTTATTCTCAATCCAAGCAAGGAATTCTTCcacattaaaaatttaatattttattaatatttaaattttttaatgagCTTGAAGAGTTTTGGTTGCCATTTATGCCCATGACCAAATTTGTGTGGGCCCTGTTTGTATATTCCACATAATTACTCGTACtggagtagtagtattattttattcatagtGATTGATAACATTGTTAAGCAATTCCAATAAACAAGTCTCAGAAAATATCATTacaatcaaaatcaaatgatATATTACTGGTTAAGAAACAAAAAATTACTTGTATAAATTTGTTGGTTGGCTGCTCCACCATCATCAGAATTGGATTCACATTAAATTTTTGGATTTATGGATAAAAATACCCTTCAAGCTTTTGGGGGTATTTTGGGTATAAAATTAgaagaaaagtgaaaaaaatataataaatgtgaTTATCCCTTAGTTCACAGACCATTTGCGTTCActcttttttcaaataaaaacagTTAATTACTTAAAATGGGATAGAGAGACTACTAGTTAATTTCTGTTATTAATAATTTCTTGAAATAATGGTAAATTACTCGCTAGACTTGATATATTCCTTATCAGTTCATATAAATATCTCTGTCCTCCCTTCTTATCTAAAGCGTCAATGGTCAACGCTCATGAAAGAAATTTTCTAATCTTTTTTTGCCTCATACggtgggaatttttttttccatataTTTTCCGAAAAAGAATGTACAGTATTTCATCGGAATTGTTTAGAAAAATAGTGCTCCTAATAAGTGGGCACCAAAATAAAGTTATTCAAATGATACAAAGTTATTCAAATGAATAACACAAAGTTTTTACTTAGTTTCATCCGACGTAGTACTACAATTTTTCCCATTTATCAAAATCATTATATCTATGATATTCTTATAAAATTTAGCATAATAAAATTGTAGCTTGTAAAAATTTTCGAAATTACAAAGATTTATCTATTATACCTGTGTTGACTTTACGTAACACCCTTGCTCGACTAGCTAAAAACTGAATAAGCGATTTCACTTTGTGTTGTGAttatcaaaatttcaaaatacaaatattattaaaGGACGGCAGAAAACCCAtaaaactcttttttttttaaaaagttgatAACTTGCCAACAAGACTTGAACATAATTTTTACATTCAACCCGCCTATATCGAACAAAAATACACATCAATAACAGGTAATAACCAAAGATTGTAAGACTGGTGACTTGATGGGGATGCAGCTGCTTAGAGTAAGAGAGTTTTTACCTACAAAACAAACAATCCGAAAAGTGGTGAGCTTTAAAAGCTCAGTAGTTTAATCACATATTATAAAGTAGACTTCTCAAATAAAAGATATATAAATGATATGCAATGACGATTAAGATTAATCTGattcaacaaaaagaaaacttaacacgtcatttaatttcatgtgTATGTGTATCCACACCTTTACATGATCACATATCGAGCTTCAATTAACTCACTTAGTATTCAAATAGCTCTCATTTAGCATTTCTTCATTAATATAAGATGGAAACCCATAATTGCAAAAGGAAAACTCCAAGATTCTTATAAGATCATAAAGTCCCCACACAAAAGTAATATTTTT
This region includes:
- the LOC121744499 gene encoding glycine-rich RNA-binding protein-like; its protein translation is MADVEYRCFVGGLAWATTDQSLGQAFSQFGEVIESKIVNDRETGRSRGFGFVTFKDEQSMRDAIEGLNGQELDGRSITVNEAQSRGSGGGGGGGFRGPRRDGGGYGGGGGGGYGRREGGGGGYGGGGGYGGGGGGGYGRREGGGGYGGGSRGGYGGDRGSSEGDWRN